One genomic region from Argentina anserina chromosome 2, drPotAnse1.1, whole genome shotgun sequence encodes:
- the LOC126785200 gene encoding LOW QUALITY PROTEIN: expansin-A20 (The sequence of the model RefSeq protein was modified relative to this genomic sequence to represent the inferred CDS: inserted 2 bases in 1 codon), giving the protein MGAIRAVFLCLILVSXWSSILAHDEDWTTATATYSKETDGPIITEGACGYGDLHKISYGKYSAGLSGILFNRGSTCGACYELRCVDHILWCLQGSPSIILTATDFCPPNFGLSSDYGGWCNFPKEHFEMSEAAFAEIAKKKADIVPVQYRRVKCDRTGGLRFTMSGSSHFYEVLITNVGSNGEVVAVKVKGSKTGWIPMTRNWGQNWQSNVNLQGQPLSFEVTVSSGRTLASYNVAPPKWQFGQTFDGKQF; this is encoded by the exons ATGGGAGCCATTCGAGCTGTATTTCTCTGCTTGATTTTAGTGTC GTGGAGCAGCATTCTTGCCCATGATGAGGATTGGACGACTGCTACTGCTACTTACTCCAAAGAAACAGATGGGCCTATCATTACTG AAGGTGCTTGTGGTTATGGAGACCTTCACAAGATTAGCTATGGGAAATACAGTGCAGGGCTAAGTGGGATTTTGTTCAACAGAGGGAGTACTTGTGGTGCTTGTTATGAGTTGAGATGTGTTGATCACATCTTGTGGTGCCTGCAAGGAAGCCCTTCTATAATTCTCACTGCTACCGATTTCTGTCCTCCAAATTTTGGGCTTTCTTCTGATTATGGTGGCTGGTGCAATTTCCCCAAAGAACACTTTGAGATGTCAGAGGCAGCATTTGCTGAAATTGCAAAGAAGAAAGCTGATATTGTGCCAGTTCAGTATAGGAG GGTTAAGTGTGACAGAACTGGAGGGCTGCGGTTCACTATGAGTGGAAGTTCTCACTTCTATGAAGTCTTGATTACCAATGTAGGTTCGAACGGGGAAGTGGTTGCTGTAAAGGTCAAGGGCTCGAAAACTGGGTGGATACCAATGACAAGAAACTGGGGACAGAATTGGCAAAGCAATGTCAACCTTCAAGGGCAGCCTCTCTCTTTTGAGGTAACAGTCAGTAGCGGAAGAACACTTGCATCTTACAATGTTGCTCCACCAAAATGGCAATTTGGTCAGACATTTGATGGGAAACAGTTCTAG
- the LOC126785201 gene encoding uncharacterized protein LOC126785201 gives MAEDYMKGSMRKLALWYTRTFKPIMTHDELEPIMATLGFVGRPAAAAAPNSAVLWKEYVFSAAGGWRSKWGGANEPLLLPRPRLPYPRIDGLHIYSYRAFLEAVNFYLEMCDISDLFHIRGMPLHDLHRIKDRNRKWRKMEEDDSVFVYREGTLDQATFNLYHSPKTISNNALNNSNDGDDHNSIVIREKGNNMPTSCIVPLKDIIV, from the exons atgGCCGAGGACTACATGAAGGGCTCTATGCGCAAGCTGGCGCTCTGGTACACCAGGACCTTCAAGCCCATTATGACCCACGACGAGCTCGAGCCCATCATGGCCACCCTCGGGTTCGTGGGCCGTCCGGCTGCGGCGGCGGCGCCGAACTCGGCGGTGTTGTGGAAGGAGTACGTGTTCTCCGCCGCGGGTGGGTGGAGGAGCAAGTGGGGCGGGGCGAACGAGCCGCTGCTGCTGCCGAGGCCGAGGCTGCCGTACCCGAGAATCGATGGGCTCCACATCTATTCCTACCGGGCTTTCCTCGAGGCCGTTAATTTCTACCTCGAGATGTGTGACATCTCCGATCTCTTCCACATAAG AGGAATGCCACTCCATGATCTCCATCGAATTAAAGACCGAAACAGGAAGTGGCGAAAAATGGAAGAAGATGACAGTGTGTTTGTTTACAGAGAAGGAACTCTAGATCAAGCAACATTCAATCTGTATCACTCTCCCAAGACCATCAGCAATAACGCGCTTAATAACAGCAATGACGGTGATGACCACAATTCAATCGTTATTCGGGAGAAAGGCAATAATATGCCAACCAGCTGCATTGTTCCCTTGAAAGATATAATAGTATGA
- the LOC126783501 gene encoding pentatricopeptide repeat-containing protein At1g62350 yields the protein MRPSSALQTVTIFSSLPKTFTSLNGQPHSQYLQLPKPKRCSLLITMRDRSKNPRPLQKGRNLSIEAIQTIQALKRAQKNEGVLEKVFNSKFRRLLKLDMMAVLKDLLRQNECFLALKVFEDIRKEYWYKPQVLLYADMIKLMATNELFEQVELLYLCLKKETNLQPDIEGFNALLTALVTFNLSNLAMECYYLMKGVGCEPDRSSYKILIKSLESMGETGPLGIVRQDAQNLYGESLEFLEENEELAASQ from the exons ATGAGACCCTCTTCGGCTCTTCAAACTGTCACCATCTTCAGCTCTCTACCCAAAACCTTCACAAGCTTGAACGGACAGCCTCACTCTCAATATCTGCAACTTCCAAAACCCAAGAGATGTTCATTGCTAATAACAATGAGAGACAGAAGCAAGAACCCAAGACCTTTGCAGAAGGGAAGGAATCTCAGCATCGAAGCCATTCAGACCATTCAAGCCTTGAAGAGGGCCCAGAAAAACGAGGGTGTTCTAGAGAAAGTCTTCAATTCCAAGTTCAGGCGCTTATTGAAGCTCGACATGATGGCCGTACTCAAAGACCTCCTGCGCCAAAATGAGTGCTTCTTGGCCCTCAAG GTTTTTGAAGACATAAGAAAGGAATATTGGTATAAGCCGCAGGTTTTGCTTTATGCTGATATGATCAAGTTAATGGCTACCAATGAATTGTTTGAACAAGTCGAACTTCTTTACTTGTGCTTGAAAAAGGAAACTAATTTACAACCTGACATTGAGGGTTTTAACGCCCTGTTGACAGCATTAGTAACTTTTAACCTCTCTAACCTCGCAATGGAGTGCTATTACTTGATGAAAGGAGTAGGGTGTGAACCAGATAGGTCATCATATAAAATTCTTATTAAAAGTCTAGAGTCGATGGGAGAGACAGGTCCTTTGGGTATTGTAAGGCAGGATGCTCAAAATTTGTATGGTGAGTCCCTGGAGTTCCTAGAGGAGAATGAAGAATTGGCAGCGAGTCAATGA